In the Cryptosporangium aurantiacum genome, CCGGCGCCTCCCGGCACCGACGACGGCCCCGCACCCCCCGACACCAACGGCGACCCCACATCTCCCGACACCAACAGCCCCGCCCCCTCCGACACCGACGGCGGCCCCGCACCCCCCGACACCAACGGCGACCCCACGTCTCCCGGCGCCGACAGCCCCGCCCCCTCCGCCGCTGGCGGCGACCCCGCGTCTCCCGGCGCCGGGCGCGACCCGGAGCCCTCCGGCGCCGACGGGGACGCGGCGGGCGGCGGCCCGGCCGCTACCGGCGCACCGAGGTGTTCGGTCTTCGCGATCAGTCCGGCCGCCGCCTCGGCCGCTACTTCGGCCCGTGGCGCTCCTCCGGCCGCTGCGACCACGGCCGCGACCAGCCCCTCGACGAGCGGCGCCGGGCTCAGCGTCACCCGCTCCGCGACGTCCGGATCGAGCAGGTCGAGCGCGAGCTCGGCCGACAGGACCGCGGAGCCGAGGTCCATCAGCACGACCACGCCTGCCGGTCCGGAGACCTCGCCGATCGCCTCGGCGATCGCGACCGCGTCGGTCCCGAGCCCCACTTCCCCGGCGGGCCCTGCGTCGTCGAGACCCGCCGCGACCGCGATCCGCACCGGCGCATCCTGCGCCATCTCCCTGGCCAGCCCCACCGCCGCCCGCGCCAGCGGACGGCTGTGGGACACGGCCACCAGACCGACGATCTCAGCCACCGGCCGAGCCTCCCGCGGTCAGGATGCCACCGGCCGTGCCCGCCGCCAGGACGGCCGCCCGCGACGCCACGACGGTCACAGCCCTCGACCCGACCCGCCACGCCTGCGACGACGACTCCCGAAGCCGCGGCTCTCCGCCTGGCGACCGGCACCCGCGTAGCCACGACGACCTCACGCTCGCGACGGCCACCCCCAGAACGATGGCCACTCCAAGAACGACAGCCACCCCAAGAACGACAGCCACCCCAAGAACGACAGCCACCCCAAGAACGACAGCCACCCCAAGAACGATGGCCACCCCAAAAACGATGGCCACCCCCAGAACGACAGCCACCCCCAGAACGACAGCCACCCCCAGAACGACAGCCGCCCACGCCCCTGACGCCACGACCTCAGCCACTTGCCCCGAGGGTCACCGCGGCCGCCGTGACCAGCAGCGCCGCCGAGGTCGCCCCCGGATCGAGGTGACCGGCGCTGCGCTCACCCAGGTAGCTGGCTCGGCCCTTGCGGGCGACGAGCGGGATCGTCGCGTCCCGGCCGGCGTCGGCGGCGTCCACCACGGCGGCCCAATCCTTGCCCGCTGCCAGCGCCTCGGCGGCCGGGACCAGCGTGTCGAGCATGGTCTTGTCGCCGGGCGCGGCTTTGCCCCGGGCAGCGACGCCGTCGACGCCGGCGCGGAACGCGGCCGGGAAGCCGTCGCCGATTGAACCCGCGGCTCGCAGGAAGAACGTGCCGTAGAGCGGTCCGCTGGCGCCGCCGACGGTGCTGACCAGCACCATCCCGACCTTTTTGAGCAACGCCCCGTCGTCGGGGAACGACGAATCCTCGAGCGCCGCGACCACCGCGGTCAGCCCCCGCGAGAGGTTGGCGCCGTGGTCGGCGTCGCCGATCGCGGAGTCCAACTCTGTCAGCCGCGGCGCCTCCGCCACCACCGACCGCGCGAACTCCCGCACCCAGGCCTCGACGTCACTCACGCGCCCCACCGCAGCCCGGGCGTGTCGACCGGGGCGTCCCACAGCCGGAGCAGCTCGTCGTCGAGGGCCAGCAGCGTCACCGACGCTCCGGCCATGTCGAGGCTGGTGATGTACGACCCCACCAACGATCGCACGACCGGTATGCCCTGCTTGTCCAGCAGCGCGGCGACCTCGCCATAGAGCAAATACTGCTCGATCAGCGGGGTTCCGCCGAGGCCGTTGACGAACGCCAGCACACCCTGGTCCGGCTGGAGCTCGGCCAGTACCGGCTCGACCAGCATCGCGGCCGCCTCGTGCGCCGACGCCATGGGCACCCGCCGCCTGCCGGGTTCGCCGTGGATGCCGACGCCGAGCTCCATCTGGTCGTCCGGGAGGTCGAACGTGGGCTTCCCGGCGGCCGGCACCGTGCACGACGTCAGCGCGAGCCCCATGCTGCGGCCGCGGTCGTTGACACGCTGCGCGATCGCGGCGACCTCGGCGAGCGGACGGCCCTCTTCGGCGGCGGCGCCGGCGATCTTCTCCAGCAGCACGGTGACGCCCACGCCGCGCCGGCCCGCGGTGTAGAGGCTGTCTTCCACGGCGACGTCGTCGTTCGTGATCACGGTGGCGATCTCGACGCCCTCGGCCAGTTCCGCGGCCATCTCAAAGTTCATGACGTCGCCGGTGTAGTTCTTGACGATGTGGAGCACGCCGGCACCACCGTCGGCGAGTTGGGTCGCGGCGAGGATCTGGTCGGGGACGGGAGAGGTGAACACTTCCCCGGCGCAGGCGGCGTCGAGCATGCCGCGCCCGACGAAGCCGCCGTGCATCGGCTCGTGCCCCGACCCGCCGCCGGAGATCAGCCCGACCTTGCCCCGGACCGGCCCGTCTCCCCGGTACACGACCCGGTTCTTGAGATCGACCGCCAGCTTCGGGTGAGCGGCGGCCAGGCCCGCGAGTGCCTCGACCACGACGTCGGCGGGAGCGTTGATGAGCTTTTTCATGCCGATGCTCCTTTGCAGCAGCAGAATCCAGTGTGGTCGTCCGCAGCCCTCGCTCGCTACGGCAGATCGTCGGGGAGCCCGCGGGACGCGACGGCGGCGGCGAGGTCGGCGCCGAGCGCGGGGGCGAACTT is a window encoding:
- the dhaL gene encoding dihydroxyacetone kinase subunit DhaL, with the protein product MSDVEAWVREFARSVVAEAPRLTELDSAIGDADHGANLSRGLTAVVAALEDSSFPDDGALLKKVGMVLVSTVGGASGPLYGTFFLRAAGSIGDGFPAAFRAGVDGVAARGKAAPGDKTMLDTLVPAAEALAAGKDWAAVVDAADAGRDATIPLVARKGRASYLGERSAGHLDPGATSAALLVTAAAVTLGASG
- the dhaK gene encoding dihydroxyacetone kinase subunit DhaK codes for the protein MKKLINAPADVVVEALAGLAAAHPKLAVDLKNRVVYRGDGPVRGKVGLISGGGSGHEPMHGGFVGRGMLDAACAGEVFTSPVPDQILAATQLADGGAGVLHIVKNYTGDVMNFEMAAELAEGVEIATVITNDDVAVEDSLYTAGRRGVGVTVLLEKIAGAAAEEGRPLAEVAAIAQRVNDRGRSMGLALTSCTVPAAGKPTFDLPDDQMELGVGIHGEPGRRRVPMASAHEAAAMLVEPVLAELQPDQGVLAFVNGLGGTPLIEQYLLYGEVAALLDKQGIPVVRSLVGSYITSLDMAGASVTLLALDDELLRLWDAPVDTPGLRWGA